A section of the Rhizobium sp. Pop5 genome encodes:
- the xth gene encoding exodeoxyribonuclease III has product MKIATYNVNGINGRLDNLLRWLKEDAPDVACLQELKTDDTRFPQREIEQAGYGAVWHGQKSWNGVAILAKGKTPILTLRGLPGDPDDSHSRYIEAVVDGIVIGCLYLPNGNPFPSPKFGYKLRWFRRLHNYAADLLELEIPSILAGDFNVMPTEIDVYKPERWRDDALFRPEVRKAYADLVAQGWTDAIRHLHPGERIYTFWKYWRNSFERDAGLRIDHFLLSPAIAPWLRSASVRRKPRGWQHTSDHAPVMIELDVP; this is encoded by the coding sequence ATGAAAATCGCAACCTACAACGTCAACGGAATCAATGGGCGGCTGGATAACCTGTTGCGTTGGCTAAAGGAGGACGCTCCCGATGTGGCCTGCCTCCAGGAACTCAAGACAGACGACACCAGGTTCCCCCAAAGGGAGATCGAACAGGCCGGCTACGGCGCCGTCTGGCACGGACAGAAATCCTGGAATGGGGTTGCGATACTTGCGAAGGGCAAGACACCAATCCTGACGCTGCGCGGTCTTCCCGGCGATCCCGACGACAGTCATAGCCGATATATAGAAGCTGTCGTCGACGGCATCGTCATCGGATGCCTCTATCTTCCGAACGGCAATCCCTTCCCGAGCCCCAAGTTCGGGTACAAGCTCCGCTGGTTTCGTCGTCTGCATAACTATGCCGCCGATCTGCTCGAGCTCGAAATCCCTTCGATCCTCGCCGGCGATTTCAACGTCATGCCGACGGAGATCGACGTCTACAAGCCGGAACGCTGGCGGGACGATGCGCTTTTCAGACCGGAAGTCCGCAAGGCCTATGCCGATCTCGTCGCCCAGGGCTGGACAGACGCCATCAGGCATCTGCATCCCGGGGAACGCATCTATACGTTCTGGAAGTACTGGCGGAACAGCTTCGAACGTGACGCCGGACTTCGGATCGACCACTTCCTGCTCAGCCCGGCCATTGCTCCGTGGCTCCGTTCGGCGAGCGTAAGAAGAAAACCACGTGGCTGGCAGCATACGAGCGACCATGCACCCGTGATGATCGAACTCGACGTGCCCTAA
- a CDS encoding response regulator transcription factor, producing the protein MTAITIGVVDDHPLFREGVTRSLSEISNFVVVGEGASSDDAAMIAANSRPDVMLLDVSMPGGGLSAIGEVLALSPSTKVLMLTVSEEVDTLLGALQRGAMGYVLKGVGSRGLAEAIRTILSGTRYISPTMSAKVMESSLQGGTSDKNGLTPREREVMDLVAQGLSNKHIGLRLGLQEKTVKHHMTQILSKLGASNRTEAALQWRERH; encoded by the coding sequence ATGACAGCAATCACCATCGGCGTCGTGGACGACCACCCTCTTTTTCGTGAGGGCGTAACCCGCAGCCTGTCGGAGATCAGCAACTTCGTCGTCGTCGGGGAAGGCGCCAGTAGCGATGATGCGGCCATGATCGCTGCAAACAGCCGCCCCGATGTCATGCTTCTCGATGTCTCCATGCCCGGCGGCGGGCTCTCCGCAATCGGTGAGGTTCTGGCGCTCAGCCCTTCCACGAAGGTCCTGATGTTGACCGTATCGGAAGAAGTGGACACCTTGCTTGGGGCCTTACAGCGGGGGGCGATGGGCTATGTTCTCAAAGGCGTAGGCTCGCGCGGCCTTGCCGAAGCGATCCGCACCATTCTCAGCGGAACGCGATATATCTCGCCGACGATGTCAGCAAAGGTCATGGAGAGCTCGCTGCAGGGCGGAACCTCCGACAAAAACGGCTTGACGCCGCGGGAACGCGAGGTGATGGATCTCGTCGCCCAAGGCTTGTCGAACAAGCATATCGGCTTGCGTCTCGGCCTGCAGGAAAAGACTGTCAAGCACCATATGACACAGATTCTGAGCAAGCTCGGCGCCTCGAACAGAACCGAGGCGGCTCTGCAATGGCGCGAACGGCACTAA
- a CDS encoding sensor histidine kinase has translation MIWLRRWNARSLASQFFIAGGFISIVAMFLVGLLVTHLIQDAVIHNSAAATALYVDSVVAPLLPDMQTESLLDEGSAQALDETLGQGALGKRLVSFKLWRSDGTILYSNEKELVGRKFPVNDKLQRAFTGSLVARYEIASDPESTEERALGKPLVEIYNPVLQPWSGQAVAVLEFYETAQGLEDSLAHARLQSWGAVAALTAIFFLVLSALVFRGSRTIEAQRKDLKERVNELSRLLAENRGLQRRLQRASQRAAALNETYLRGIGADLHDGPAQHIAYASLRLDSDLLVNASTPPEAREKELAWIRSSLAEAMTEIRNICGGLVLPQIEKSSITEIVTRVVEAHQHKTETRVETIVDEDGPELAPAVKICIYRFVQEALNNAYRHGGGVQQVVKAVSHNGHVRVEVSDRGDGFDPSEVRPSSLGLVGLRERIDSLGGSFDIRTGEGGTTVTMIFEPMEVGDER, from the coding sequence ATGATTTGGCTTCGCCGCTGGAATGCCCGCTCGCTCGCCTCCCAGTTCTTCATCGCGGGTGGGTTCATATCGATCGTCGCCATGTTCCTGGTGGGCCTTCTCGTCACCCACCTCATACAGGACGCCGTCATCCACAATTCCGCCGCAGCGACGGCGCTATACGTGGACAGCGTGGTCGCGCCGCTGCTTCCGGACATGCAAACGGAATCCCTGCTGGACGAGGGCAGCGCCCAGGCTCTAGACGAGACGCTCGGTCAAGGCGCGCTCGGCAAGCGCCTTGTTTCGTTCAAGCTTTGGCGAAGCGACGGCACCATCCTCTATTCGAACGAGAAGGAGCTGGTGGGCAGAAAGTTTCCGGTAAACGACAAGCTCCAAAGGGCCTTTACAGGGTCCCTCGTCGCGCGTTACGAGATCGCCAGCGACCCGGAAAGCACAGAGGAGCGTGCGCTCGGCAAGCCGCTTGTGGAAATCTACAATCCGGTGCTCCAGCCGTGGTCCGGACAGGCGGTCGCCGTACTCGAATTCTACGAGACGGCACAAGGGCTCGAGGACAGCCTGGCGCATGCCAGGCTCCAGAGCTGGGGCGCCGTCGCCGCCCTCACCGCAATCTTTTTCCTTGTTCTCTCCGCCCTGGTATTCCGGGGCAGCCGTACGATAGAGGCGCAGCGCAAGGATCTCAAAGAACGGGTCAATGAACTATCCAGGCTGCTGGCGGAAAACCGCGGGCTGCAGCGGCGGCTGCAGCGCGCTTCCCAGCGGGCGGCGGCGCTGAACGAAACATATCTGCGCGGCATCGGCGCCGATCTGCACGACGGCCCGGCCCAACACATTGCATATGCATCGCTGCGCCTGGACAGCGACCTGTTGGTCAACGCCAGCACACCGCCCGAAGCACGCGAAAAGGAGCTTGCCTGGATACGCTCCAGCCTTGCCGAAGCCATGACGGAGATCCGCAACATTTGCGGCGGGCTGGTGCTGCCGCAGATCGAGAAGTCCTCGATCACCGAGATCGTGACACGTGTCGTCGAAGCGCATCAGCATAAGACCGAAACCCGCGTCGAAACGATTGTTGACGAAGATGGGCCAGAGCTTGCTCCCGCCGTGAAGATCTGCATCTATCGCTTCGTTCAGGAAGCCTTGAACAACGCTTATCGCCACGGCGGCGGCGTCCAACAGGTTGTCAAGGCCGTCTCGCACAATGGTCATGTCCGCGTCGAGGTCAGCGACCGCGGCGACGGCTTCGATCCGAGCGAGGTAAGGCCGTCGAGCCTCGGCCTGGTTGGCCTTCGGGAACGCATCGACAGCCTGGGAGGATCCTTCGACATCAGGACAGGCGAAGGGGGAACGACCGTGACCATGATCTTCGAGCCTATGGAAGTGGGAGACGAGAGATGA
- a CDS encoding EAL domain-containing protein has translation MAKAAGDYVSGSIGTITVRILLIAAMLALPLVGPSSDFIQGSNNSLFAKRFEWAPRKASGNIVFVAIDKRSLDAVGTWPWPRSVYASLLDKLIASGARDIFLDVDFSAFSSKQEDDRLAAALERAGGGVLLPVFRQQQTASSSETAVTRPISRFLQNAWPAFANVAMDTDGIVRRFDLGSQFDGNPTQSAAAALGRIDRSDGSLPVDYSIRPDTVPTFSLSQVLDGTVPAEAIRDRSVVVGASAAELKDIFAVPVYGAIAGPLIHVLAAETLLQNRFLRTFDQAPLELLFAAILIIAVVWRRSAGLITIMATGLIIVIVGEVGAFLLQWRYGLLIGTAVPWAMLMLAWMLALNERVDLGRMLVAIANTETRNTRRLMRRIIADSSDGVVAFDSNLKIVEASESAKAVLRAGVGASLLGAVHTAVIDIVGRLISEHDAEPGKIHTGLVNFFDNSGSQAAHYEASVTIAPVERTNAQPSAARRRFAGCLIIRDVSARHEYEERLKRLSELDELTGLLNRREFASRLTALRGKVFVCVLDIDRFSSLCATLGRDVGDELLEAVAARLQNAFAGDLLARLDGGHFGVATSAMDEGSIEGFADSLLALFEEPVPIRGAAVPISVRLGIARSGEADPRALPNAAESALDAARASPGLRWCSFDPSTAVRQARSRRLEQDMRDALQNRQFFLLFQPQIELADGRLVGAEALIRWNHPEFGLISPAEFIPIAESSGLICDIGRWTLFEACTEAAAWPAELSVAVNVSALQFERSDIEADVRAALSSSGLPSSRLCLELTESTFLDQGGPSIAKIGALRETGVVIALDDFGTGYSSMSYLADLPLDKLKIDQSFVRRMNGNPNAFEIVRAIISLAHGLNLQVVAEGIENEAEAEALHRLGCEMGQGYLFGRPDDSARMLSKWSVWKLLSAEA, from the coding sequence ATGGCTAAGGCGGCCGGAGACTATGTCTCCGGTAGCATCGGCACTATCACGGTTCGAATTTTGCTTATCGCCGCGATGCTGGCGCTGCCCCTGGTTGGCCCCAGCAGCGACTTCATCCAGGGGTCGAACAACAGCCTTTTCGCCAAGAGATTCGAATGGGCGCCTCGCAAGGCCAGCGGCAATATCGTTTTCGTTGCAATCGACAAGCGGTCCCTTGATGCCGTCGGAACATGGCCGTGGCCGCGAAGCGTCTATGCGAGCCTGCTCGACAAGCTGATCGCGTCGGGCGCCAGGGATATCTTCCTCGACGTCGATTTCAGTGCGTTTTCCAGCAAGCAGGAGGACGACCGTCTTGCTGCGGCGCTGGAGAGAGCCGGGGGAGGCGTTCTTCTGCCCGTATTCCGGCAGCAGCAGACGGCGTCATCGTCTGAAACGGCGGTGACAAGGCCAATCTCGCGTTTTCTTCAAAATGCCTGGCCGGCATTTGCCAACGTGGCGATGGATACGGACGGGATCGTCCGTCGTTTCGATCTGGGAAGTCAGTTTGACGGAAACCCTACCCAGTCCGCTGCGGCCGCCCTCGGCAGGATAGACCGCAGCGACGGTTCCTTGCCGGTCGATTACTCGATAAGGCCGGACACCGTGCCGACGTTCTCGTTGTCCCAAGTGCTTGACGGCACCGTGCCGGCCGAAGCAATCAGAGACCGCTCGGTGGTGGTCGGAGCATCGGCAGCGGAACTCAAGGATATTTTCGCCGTTCCCGTGTATGGAGCGATCGCCGGCCCGCTCATCCATGTCCTCGCCGCCGAGACGCTGCTCCAGAACCGTTTCCTCAGAACCTTCGATCAGGCGCCGCTGGAACTCTTGTTTGCAGCGATCCTTATCATTGCAGTGGTCTGGCGCCGTTCGGCCGGACTGATCACGATCATGGCGACCGGGCTGATCATCGTCATTGTTGGTGAGGTCGGCGCATTTCTGTTGCAGTGGCGCTATGGCCTGCTTATCGGGACCGCGGTGCCGTGGGCGATGCTGATGCTTGCCTGGATGCTGGCCCTGAACGAGCGGGTCGATCTCGGCCGGATGCTTGTGGCCATCGCCAATACGGAGACTCGCAACACCAGGCGTCTGATGCGGCGGATCATCGCCGACAGTTCGGACGGCGTCGTCGCATTCGACAGTAATCTCAAGATCGTCGAGGCAAGCGAATCCGCGAAGGCCGTATTGCGAGCCGGTGTCGGTGCCTCCCTTCTCGGTGCTGTTCACACCGCCGTCATCGATATCGTGGGCAGGCTGATTTCAGAACACGATGCCGAACCGGGCAAGATACATACGGGCCTCGTCAATTTCTTCGATAACAGCGGTTCGCAGGCCGCGCACTACGAGGCGTCCGTCACGATTGCACCAGTCGAGCGGACCAATGCGCAGCCGTCGGCGGCACGCCGACGGTTTGCCGGCTGCCTGATCATACGCGACGTCAGCGCACGACATGAATATGAAGAGCGGCTTAAGAGGCTGTCCGAACTGGATGAACTCACCGGGCTGCTCAACCGTCGGGAGTTTGCGTCTCGACTGACCGCCCTCCGTGGCAAAGTCTTCGTCTGTGTACTGGATATCGACCGTTTCTCGTCGCTTTGCGCCACTCTCGGGCGCGACGTGGGGGACGAGCTTCTGGAGGCCGTGGCGGCCAGGCTGCAAAATGCGTTCGCCGGCGATCTCTTGGCCAGGCTAGACGGCGGCCATTTCGGCGTCGCCACCTCGGCGATGGACGAAGGTTCGATCGAAGGCTTCGCGGATAGTCTCCTCGCGCTGTTCGAAGAGCCCGTGCCGATCCGCGGTGCGGCTGTGCCGATCTCGGTCCGCCTCGGAATAGCTCGCTCGGGCGAAGCCGATCCCCGCGCTCTCCCGAACGCCGCTGAATCGGCGCTGGATGCCGCGAGGGCTTCGCCAGGCCTAAGATGGTGCTCTTTCGATCCTTCCACTGCCGTTCGCCAGGCCCGGTCGCGCCGGCTGGAACAGGATATGCGCGACGCTCTGCAGAACCGGCAGTTCTTCTTGCTGTTCCAGCCGCAGATCGAACTCGCGGATGGACGGCTTGTCGGCGCGGAGGCTTTGATCCGATGGAACCATCCCGAGTTCGGATTGATATCTCCGGCCGAATTCATCCCGATCGCCGAATCGTCCGGCCTGATCTGCGATATCGGCCGCTGGACGCTGTTCGAAGCTTGCACCGAGGCGGCCGCCTGGCCTGCCGAACTCAGCGTCGCCGTCAACGTCTCGGCGCTTCAGTTCGAGCGCTCCGACATTGAAGCCGACGTCAGGGCGGCACTGTCCTCGAGCGGGCTTCCTTCTTCGCGATTGTGCCTTGAGCTGACGGAATCAACGTTCCTCGATCAAGGTGGGCCGTCGATCGCAAAGATAGGCGCGCTTCGCGAAACAGGAGTCGTCATCGCCTTGGACGATTTCGGCACCGGCTACTCGTCGATGAGCTATCTCGCCGACCTTCCTCTCGACAAGCTCAAGATCGACCAATCTTTCGTCAGGCGAATGAACGGCAATCCCAACGCCTTCGAGATTGTGCGGGCGATAATTTCCCTGGCGCACGGCTTGAACCTGCAGGTTGTTGCCGAAGGTATCGAAAACGAAGCGGAAGCTGAAGCGCTGCATCGGCTTGGATGCGAGATGGGGCAGGGCTATCTCTTTGGGAGACCTGATGATTCTGCTCGCATGCTTTCCAAATGGAGCGTCTGGAAGCTCTTATCTGCCGAGGCATGA
- a CDS encoding DUF1236 domain-containing protein produces the protein MLSKLIVGAATAVTLMSGVAFAQSSTVNGAAGGAVTGAIVGGPVGAAVGGVAGAVVGTAIDPPPQKVVTYVREAPAPSARVVVKEKIVVGQPLPETVVVTPIPDSPKYAYAVVNDERIIVEPSSRKVIQVVK, from the coding sequence ATGCTCTCCAAGCTTATCGTAGGTGCGGCAACTGCCGTGACCCTCATGTCGGGCGTCGCATTCGCCCAATCTTCGACCGTCAACGGTGCGGCCGGCGGTGCAGTTACCGGAGCGATCGTAGGTGGACCGGTTGGTGCGGCTGTCGGTGGCGTTGCGGGCGCCGTCGTCGGTACCGCAATCGATCCGCCGCCGCAGAAGGTCGTCACCTATGTCCGCGAGGCTCCGGCGCCTTCGGCGCGCGTAGTCGTGAAGGAAAAGATCGTCGTCGGCCAGCCGCTGCCGGAGACAGTCGTTGTTACGCCTATTCCGGATAGCCCGAAATATGCTTATGCGGTGGTCAACGATGAGCGCATCATCGTCGAGCCGTCGTCACGCAAGGTGATCCAGGTTGTCAAGTGA
- a CDS encoding DUF1236 domain-containing protein has protein sequence MKINTLAVVMTALSLGVSPICIMSASAQDAPILPKKGAAQSGQSSGGATQQPDSGGASGTGQATQPSSGSEGGSSGASSSTTTDGSSGQTETQPKAKAQSGSSTSSGTVGTDSSKTSNSGQSSTESQKPAGSQDTGTSTGSGETQKSGDAAKSPSGSTETQSNSKTNVENNTKTETTNTTNVNISVEQKTEIRKVVKEVHVEPVQETDFTVSVGTTIPKKIRLEPLPPEIIKIVPQYKAYRFFILADGRIVIVDPSAFTIVYIISA, from the coding sequence ATGAAAATCAACACACTCGCTGTCGTGATGACTGCGCTTTCCCTCGGCGTCTCGCCCATCTGCATTATGTCCGCCTCGGCGCAGGATGCGCCGATTCTCCCGAAGAAGGGTGCCGCCCAAAGCGGCCAGTCCAGCGGGGGCGCGACCCAGCAGCCGGATTCCGGCGGCGCCTCGGGAACCGGCCAAGCCACGCAGCCGTCTTCCGGCTCCGAGGGAGGCTCGTCAGGCGCATCCTCCAGCACCACCACCGACGGATCTTCCGGTCAGACTGAAACGCAGCCCAAGGCCAAGGCGCAGTCTGGAAGCTCGACCAGTTCGGGTACTGTGGGCACGGACAGCTCGAAGACGTCCAATTCTGGACAGTCTTCGACGGAAAGCCAGAAGCCGGCCGGCAGCCAGGACACAGGCACATCGACGGGCTCCGGCGAGACCCAGAAGTCCGGCGACGCGGCAAAGTCTCCGAGCGGCTCGACCGAGACCCAGTCGAACAGCAAGACGAACGTCGAAAATAACACGAAGACCGAGACGACCAACACGACCAATGTGAACATCTCGGTCGAGCAGAAGACGGAAATCCGCAAGGTTGTGAAGGAAGTTCACGTCGAGCCGGTTCAAGAAACAGATTTCACGGTCTCGGTCGGCACCACCATCCCGAAGAAGATCAGGCTCGAGCCGCTGCCGCCCGAGATCATCAAGATCGTACCGCAGTACAAGGCCTACCGCTTCTTCATTCTCGCGGATGGCCGGATCGTCATCGTCGATCCTTCCGCATTCACAATCGTCTACATCATCTCGGCGTAA
- a CDS encoding BA14K family protein — MNAVASVAFGVVSSVGACIAAASVASHVVADSEPPAFTDLSARDLWTTKPVKIDPRQQHYERIPPLYSSYVTEASAVTRSKAKPEPVSTPSEPMTSTPKLSDDHLVWCAERFHSFDPATNSYRSYRGEIRECSSPFQRNVAETDEHIGTANGKAAAWCAARYKSYRPEDNTYQPWDGPRRVCDAPGIGQNLVATRN; from the coding sequence ATGAACGCCGTCGCATCCGTTGCCTTTGGCGTCGTCAGCTCGGTTGGCGCCTGTATCGCCGCCGCATCCGTCGCATCCCACGTGGTGGCGGATTCCGAACCTCCTGCTTTCACGGATCTCTCGGCGCGTGATCTCTGGACAACGAAGCCGGTGAAAATCGATCCTCGGCAGCAGCACTATGAAAGAATTCCGCCGCTGTATTCCAGCTATGTCACCGAAGCGTCGGCTGTCACGAGATCAAAGGCGAAGCCGGAGCCTGTCTCCACGCCGAGCGAGCCCATGACATCGACGCCGAAACTTTCCGACGACCACCTTGTCTGGTGCGCGGAACGCTTCCACTCCTTCGATCCCGCAACCAACAGCTATCGATCCTATCGCGGCGAGATCCGCGAATGCTCTTCGCCGTTCCAGCGGAATGTCGCTGAGACCGATGAGCACATCGGCACGGCAAATGGGAAGGCGGCAGCCTGGTGTGCCGCTCGCTATAAGTCCTATCGTCCGGAAGACAATACCTACCAGCCATGGGACGGACCGCGGCGCGTCTGCGATGCTCCGGGCATCGGTCAGAACCTGGTCGCGACGAGAAATTGA